In Syntrophus gentianae, a single window of DNA contains:
- a CDS encoding SpoIID/LytB domain-containing protein, whose protein sequence is MITKEPRLRVGIMEGKAGISGCLNGNFRSPQYPGQHFSGNFSIHSLGGEILLTAAKGGGIVTRSSLSLLSEDQATFSLQDVTIGVAFHWERQEAQTFAGNLRILALGDGTLTAINDIALEDYLSSVISSEMSASAPMALLKAHAVISRSWLVTMLKRGPAPSRTSPPSSSGNEHIVWYGREEHQMFDVCADDHCQRYQGLTRSIPERTAAAINITRGVFLVYGDAVCDARYYKCCGGRTETFENTWEEIPHPYLTSVADAAVDSPPILDEEAAQRWLLSSPEAWCNTRDEKLLAEILPSFDQETKDFFRWQVAYDQDELGEILKEKSGIDFGRVQDLIPLERGPSGRIVRLKIVGTKTSIVVGKELEIRRWLSRSHLYSSAFVVEAQRDPSGTDCRFVLHGGGWGHGVGLCQIGAAVMASQGISAEVILKHYFRGASLKKLY, encoded by the coding sequence ATGATCACAAAGGAACCCCGGCTTCGTGTCGGTATTATGGAAGGGAAAGCGGGAATCTCCGGCTGTCTGAATGGGAATTTCCGCAGTCCGCAATATCCAGGGCAGCATTTTTCCGGGAATTTCTCGATCCACAGTCTGGGAGGCGAGATTCTCTTAACCGCCGCCAAGGGTGGAGGGATTGTCACCCGGTCTTCGCTGAGCCTTCTCTCCGAGGATCAAGCCACCTTTTCACTTCAGGACGTCACCATCGGCGTTGCCTTCCATTGGGAGAGGCAGGAGGCCCAGACCTTCGCCGGCAACCTCCGGATACTGGCCCTGGGCGACGGCACGCTCACGGCCATCAATGACATCGCCCTGGAGGATTATCTTTCCAGCGTCATCTCTTCCGAAATGAGCGCTTCGGCGCCCATGGCCCTGCTGAAGGCCCATGCGGTCATCTCCCGAAGCTGGCTGGTCACCATGCTGAAACGGGGACCGGCCCCTTCCCGGACTTCACCTCCCTCCTCGTCCGGGAATGAACATATTGTCTGGTACGGGCGGGAGGAACACCAGATGTTCGACGTATGTGCCGACGATCATTGCCAGCGTTACCAGGGACTGACCCGCAGCATCCCGGAGCGCACGGCGGCCGCCATCAACATCACGCGGGGGGTGTTCCTCGTTTACGGGGATGCCGTGTGCGACGCCCGCTATTACAAGTGCTGCGGGGGTCGGACGGAAACCTTTGAAAACACATGGGAAGAGATTCCACACCCCTACCTGACCAGCGTCGCCGATGCCGCCGTTGATTCTCCCCCGATCCTTGACGAGGAGGCGGCGCAGCGCTGGCTCCTCTCTTCTCCCGAGGCTTGGTGCAATACCCGGGACGAAAAGCTCCTCGCGGAGATCCTGCCCTCCTTCGATCAGGAGACGAAGGACTTCTTCCGCTGGCAGGTCGCCTATGACCAGGACGAACTTGGGGAGATCCTGAAGGAAAAATCGGGGATCGACTTCGGCCGGGTTCAGGATTTGATTCCCCTGGAACGGGGACCGTCGGGAAGGATTGTCCGCCTGAAGATCGTCGGGACGAAGACATCCATCGTGGTCGGCAAGGAACTGGAAATCCGCCGATGGCTCTCCCGCAGCCATCTCTACAGCAGCGCTTTCGTGGTAGAGGCCCAGCGAGACCCCTCCGGGACGGACTGCCGGTTTGTCCTCCATGGCGGCGGCTGGGGGCACGGCGTCGGCCTCTGCCAGATCGGGGCGGCCGTCATGGCGTCGCAGGGAATTTCGGCGGAAGTCATCCTGAAGCACTATTTCCGGGGCGCATCCCTGAAAAAGCTGTATTGA
- a CDS encoding COR domain-containing protein — protein sequence MFTVLRSVNAALALIKRDHLVTAVHAADTAAYSNAAYASARVAHDADGAYAAARAAAAADAAAYAAVRAADAADAAANVFRAADAAADAADAAADAVANAAAYAAYATATAAHATDAAAYAAARAAADAADTAADAAVNADMIVFTNDKVKLGVQWLGLWLSPPPGYWDNLFQEFLSDLRQLGLGYWADECQNWFHGRFDWEKLERCLFMPSSTIEAGVEAMLAYLQAETLVRMNEARVVFLGEGEAGKTSLIRCLFDEEIRGDEPATPRIDVRQRSERIDGNMTHIHYWDFGGQVIMHATHQFFLREKSVYVVVLDIRRCDSLEYWLDHVRVFAANAPTLIVLNKVDRVLSGMATRPSFDLKAIRRRYPFVVDQLLLVSCATKDGIKEFLEALQSYIAGSHILKADMPEPWFLVKEELTRQNQDFITREQFSQICHSQNVENDHVASTLNVLDKLGVAIHFPTLPVQDVVLNPQWITKAIYFIILANERKHLNGKLDVGIIRDLFSSASPEELDIEVPEDKYAFLLDLMTEFKLAFRSRERDGLYLVPMLAQTDEPLHNVPREGGLKFVFSLPFLPPALFYRFIAESGKDLDDERIWRTGAILIQGNTRALVEYSDYQRTISLIVHGPDAGNYLTTLRQRLMMMLGKNYRELEYDLHAITPQGERINWLDAIQRFEREGENARIYTDRNSYSLKDLLMIILGQLNNLQYVVNVVNTEFSIVRMMQMSKGDINVNVSPAFHVDPEINPTINPSFEQNPTISVSVTQSVEFSTVNELKSDLQRMKEILEDFQEDEPGQATQYEKQLRSLIRDIDRIEKDIDDLKAQADSNESEKRTLLTRIKDRWEEFAEKAKQCYYVTGMVEKAAKAAGWLDKIDWNNLL from the coding sequence GTGTTCACTGTCCTCCGCTCGGTCAATGCTGCATTGGCATTGATCAAGCGGGATCATTTGGTTACTGCCGTCCATGCCGCCGATACCGCGGCATATTCCAATGCGGCATATGCCTCTGCCCGCGTCGCCCATGACGCCGATGGCGCATATGCTGCCGCACGTGCTGCTGCTGCCGCCGATGCGGCGGCATATGCCGCTGTTCGTGCCGCCGATGCCGCCGATGCCGCCGCCAATGTCTTCCGTGCCGCCGATGCCGCTGCTGATGCCGCCGATGCCGCCGCTGACGCCGTTGCCAATGCTGCCGCTTATGCTGCCTATGCAACCGCTACTGCCGCCCATGCCACCGATGCCGCGGCATATGCCGCGGCTCGTGCCGCCGCCGATGCCGCAGATACCGCCGCCGATGCAGCTGTCAACGCCGACATGATTGTTTTTACTAATGACAAGGTAAAGCTAGGTGTGCAATGGCTTGGTTTATGGCTGAGCCCTCCCCCGGGATATTGGGATAATTTGTTTCAAGAATTCTTGTCGGATCTCCGTCAACTGGGGCTTGGCTACTGGGCCGACGAATGTCAAAACTGGTTCCATGGCCGTTTTGATTGGGAAAAACTGGAACGTTGCCTCTTCATGCCCTCATCAACCATCGAGGCGGGGGTTGAGGCCATGTTGGCCTACCTTCAAGCAGAAACGCTGGTCCGCATGAACGAGGCCCGGGTGGTTTTTCTCGGCGAGGGGGAGGCCGGGAAAACCTCGTTGATCCGCTGTCTCTTCGATGAGGAAATCCGCGGGGACGAGCCCGCCACGCCCCGCATCGATGTCCGCCAGCGGTCGGAACGGATCGACGGGAACATGACCCACATCCATTACTGGGATTTTGGCGGTCAGGTCATCATGCATGCCACCCACCAGTTCTTTCTCCGGGAAAAATCCGTCTATGTGGTGGTTCTCGATATCCGCCGCTGCGACAGCCTGGAATACTGGCTGGACCATGTGCGGGTCTTTGCGGCGAATGCCCCGACGCTCATCGTCCTCAACAAGGTCGATCGTGTTTTATCCGGCATGGCGACCCGTCCTTCCTTTGACCTCAAGGCCATTCGCCGGCGCTATCCCTTCGTCGTGGATCAACTGCTGCTCGTCTCCTGTGCGACAAAGGACGGAATCAAAGAATTCCTGGAGGCGCTGCAGAGTTATATTGCAGGAAGCCACATCCTCAAGGCAGATATGCCCGAGCCGTGGTTTCTGGTCAAAGAAGAGCTGACCCGGCAGAACCAGGACTTCATAACCCGGGAGCAATTTTCTCAGATCTGCCATTCGCAAAATGTAGAGAACGATCATGTCGCTTCCACACTGAATGTGTTGGATAAGCTTGGTGTTGCCATCCATTTCCCGACTTTGCCGGTTCAGGATGTGGTGCTCAACCCGCAGTGGATTACCAAGGCCATCTACTTCATTATCCTGGCGAACGAACGGAAACACCTCAATGGAAAACTCGATGTAGGGATCATCCGGGATCTCTTTTCCAGTGCCAGTCCGGAGGAGTTAGATATCGAAGTTCCCGAGGACAAATACGCCTTTCTCCTCGATCTGATGACTGAGTTCAAACTTGCCTTCCGGAGTCGGGAAAGGGACGGGCTTTATCTCGTGCCCATGCTGGCGCAAACAGATGAGCCCCTCCATAATGTCCCGCGTGAAGGGGGCTTGAAGTTTGTTTTTTCCCTTCCTTTTCTGCCACCAGCCCTTTTCTATCGCTTTATCGCCGAATCGGGCAAAGACTTGGACGATGAGAGAATCTGGAGGACTGGGGCGATCCTGATCCAGGGGAATACCCGGGCACTTGTCGAGTACAGTGACTATCAGCGTACCATTTCTTTGATCGTTCACGGACCGGATGCCGGTAACTATCTGACAACCTTGCGGCAGCGGCTGATGATGATGCTGGGGAAAAACTATCGGGAGCTTGAATACGATCTCCATGCGATCACTCCTCAGGGCGAGCGAATCAACTGGCTTGACGCCATCCAACGGTTTGAGCGGGAAGGTGAAAATGCGAGAATCTATACGGATCGTAACAGTTATTCCTTAAAAGATCTGTTAATGATTATCCTGGGACAGCTGAACAATCTTCAATATGTTGTCAATGTTGTCAACACGGAATTTTCAATAGTGAGGATGATGCAAATGTCGAAGGGGGATATAAATGTCAATGTAAGTCCGGCTTTCCATGTGGATCCGGAAATCAACCCGACAATCAACCCATCGTTCGAACAGAATCCAACCATTTCCGTTTCGGTAACTCAGAGTGTTGAATTTTCTACTGTGAATGAATTGAAAAGTGATCTTCAGCGGATGAAGGAGATCCTTGAGGACTTTCAAGAAGATGAACCCGGACAAGCCACCCAATATGAGAAGCAACTGAGATCCCTTATCCGGGATATCGACCGGATTGAAAAGGATATCGACGATCTGAAGGCACAAGCCGATTCCAATGAATCGGAGAAAAGGACGCTTTTGACGCGCATCAAAGATAGATGGGAGGAATTCGCCGAAAAGGCCAAGCAGTGTTATTATGTGACCGGGATGGTTGAAAAAGCTGCCAAAGCCGCAGGATGGTTAGATAAGATCGATTGGAATAACCTGCTGTAG
- a CDS encoding M28 family peptidase codes for MPKGPDRFQKQIVIENLHKHVEYLSVKIGDRHLWKGDSLDRTAEYIESAVSGYGYAVERQSYSSYGKTVSNLIVEKRGESEGVVIVGAHYDSVPGTPGADDNASSVAGLLELARLCKESPSRKTLVFAAFVNEEPPSFGSRNMGSMVYAKHLKDNNISIDVMISLEMIGFFSEEVVQGYPLPGMDVFYPKKGNFIGIVGNFPSSRYVFLLKRGIRKHSNMIAKSLTAPEFFGGINLSDHYSFWQHGYRAVMITDTSFYRNRNYHQETDTIDTLNFERMAELVKGLYFTLREF; via the coding sequence ATGCCGAAAGGACCCGATCGTTTTCAAAAGCAGATCGTGATTGAGAATCTCCATAAGCATGTGGAGTATCTCTCGGTGAAGATCGGGGATCGGCATCTCTGGAAAGGGGACTCCCTGGACAGAACGGCCGAATACATCGAGTCGGCCGTTTCCGGTTATGGATATGCGGTGGAGCGCCAGTCCTATTCAAGTTACGGCAAAACCGTTTCCAACCTGATTGTCGAAAAAAGGGGAGAATCCGAAGGGGTTGTGATTGTCGGCGCCCATTATGATTCGGTTCCCGGAACACCGGGTGCGGATGACAATGCATCGTCCGTAGCGGGCCTTCTGGAACTGGCAAGATTGTGCAAAGAAAGTCCAAGCCGAAAAACCCTTGTTTTTGCCGCCTTTGTCAACGAAGAGCCTCCCTCCTTCGGGTCAAGGAATATGGGGAGTATGGTCTATGCAAAACACTTGAAAGACAATAACATTTCTATCGATGTGATGATCTCTCTGGAGATGATCGGTTTTTTCAGTGAAGAGGTCGTTCAAGGGTATCCGCTTCCGGGGATGGACGTGTTCTATCCAAAAAAGGGGAATTTCATCGGCATTGTGGGAAATTTTCCGTCATCCCGATATGTATTTCTTCTCAAAAGAGGAATAAGGAAACACTCGAACATGATTGCAAAGTCCCTAACGGCGCCGGAATTTTTCGGAGGCATCAACCTTTCCGATCACTACTCGTTCTGGCAGCACGGCTATCGAGCCGTCATGATCACGGATACCTCTTTTTATAGGAACAGGAATTACCATCAGGAGACAGATACGATTGATACGCTCAACTTTGAGCGGATGGCCGAGCTGGTCAAGGGATTGTATTTTACGCTCCGGGAATTTTAA
- a CDS encoding VPLPA-CTERM sorting domain-containing protein: MGLKTFQDQNTGHIWLDLDNFFNKTFNDMKATAVAAGFTVANKSDVSQLLSSLPDPNVNWTSYTAIMGEAPNRALIWGAYDQTPGDNSHDWAYSWSDSDSWSYQPNAYANNVVPNGGSRDADMNLWAYRGGAVVPLPASFLLLGPGLAAVAVLRRKMK, translated from the coding sequence ATGGGGCTGAAAACCTTTCAGGATCAAAACACCGGCCACATCTGGCTTGATCTTGACAACTTTTTCAACAAGACCTTTAATGACATGAAGGCCACGGCTGTGGCGGCCGGTTTCACCGTTGCGAATAAGAGCGACGTGAGCCAGCTTCTCTCGAGCCTGCCTGATCCGAACGTGAATTGGACTTCCTATACGGCGATCATGGGAGAGGCTCCTAACCGCGCTCTCATCTGGGGCGCCTACGACCAGACTCCGGGAGATAATAGCCACGATTGGGCCTATTCATGGAGCGATTCTGATTCTTGGAGTTATCAGCCTAACGCTTATGCCAATAACGTGGTGCCAAACGGGGGAAGCCGGGATGCCGACATGAATCTGTGGGCGTACCGTGGGGGGGCGGTTGTTCCGCTACCTGCGAGCTTCCTCCTTCTCGGACCCGGCCTGGCCGCAGTCGCTGTTTTAAGAAGGAAAATGAAGTAG